Below is a genomic region from Escherichia ruysiae.
TTCACGATATTCTCGTAATGCCACCATCGAAAGTTCTGCATCAATGCGTGTGGCCTGGTGTGGTTCGGCGCTAGCGAGAGTTTCGCCTTGCGGATTAATCACCCGACTGTCGCCGCGATAGTGGCAGCCATTGCCATCGCTACCCACGCGATTACATCCCGCCACATACGCCTGATTTTCAATAGCGCGAGCCGTCAGCAAAGCCTGCCAGTGCAGAGAGCGCGGGGCAGGCCAGTTGGCGACGTAGATTGCCAGGTCATAATCGTTGAAATTGCGCGACCACACCGGAAAACGTAGGTCGTAGCACACCAGCGGCAAAATACGCCAGCCGCGCCATTCCACAATCACTCGCTCATTGCCCGCTTTATAATGCAGATGCTCATCCGCCATGCGGAACAGATGACGCTTGTCATAAAAATGTACCGTGCCGCCCGGCTCAACCAGCAAAAAGCGATTAACCGAACCTGAGTCCGTTTGTAATGCAACACTGCCCGCAATCAACGCATTGCACTGTTGCGCTTTGGCGCTCATCCAGTCCACCACGTTCTCTTGCGATAGCGATGAAACCGCCGCTTCCATGGCAAAGCCGCTGGTGAACATCTCTGGTAGAACGATCGCATCGCGCCCGGTAATACCTTCCAGTTGACGATCAAAATGGCGCAGGTTGGCAGGACCATCCATCCACACCAACGGTTGCTGCAAAAGCGTAATCTTCAAACCAGGCACGGTGTACAACTCCTTTATTCGAGGGGTTTTATAACTTTAACACGTTATCAGGCTATTACCTTACTGCGGAATAAATTGATAACAAATGCAGATATTGGAAATATCTGATTTGCAAAATATCGTGTTATCGCCAGGCTTTAGGGTGTTAATAACATGGGCAGGATAAGCTCGGGAGGAATGATGTTTAAGGCAATAACGACAGTCGCCGCTTTGGTCATCGCCACCAGTGCAATGGCGCAGGATGATTTAACAATTAGCAGCCTGGCAAAGGGCGAAGCCACCAAAGCTGCGTTTAATCAGATGGTGCAAGGGCATAAGCTACCAGTCTGGGTGATGAAAGGCGGTACTTATACCCCCGCACAAACCGTAACGTTGGGCGATGAGACTTATCAGGTGATGAGTGCGTGCAAACCGCATGATTGCGGCTCGCAACGTATTGCGGTGATGTGGTCCGAGAAATCTAATCAGATGACGGGTCTGTTCTCAACCATTGATGAGAAAACTTCGCAAGAGAAGCTCACCTGGCTGAATGTGAACGATGCGCTCTCGATTGATGGTAAAACGGTGCTGTTCGCGGCGTTGACTGGCAGCCTGGAAAACCATCCGGATGGATTTAATTTCAAATAATTAGCTGATAAAGAAACGGAGCCTTTCGGCTCCGTTATTCAATTACGCGGCTTCAACTTTCCGCACTTTCTCCGGCAACTTTACCGGCTTCGTCGCCAGCTCTTCCGGTTCAAAGTCATCAACGTTAATACTGCGCAGACGGCTCTCTTCCGCTTTCACCAGAATGGCGGCTTCATCTTTATCAATTAGCCCTTTCGCCAGCGCGTTGTGTGCCAGTTCATCCAGACGGGTAAATGGCAGATTTTTACCCAGCTCTTTACAGATCCGCTGATGAATTGGATCGGCGGCAATCACATCTACCAGCGCCTCTTCCAGCAAGCCAACCGGATTATGCTCACTCGGCGTCAGGTACTGACCGCGACCAATGCGAGAACGGGTGGCGTTTGGCACTTGTAAAATCTTCGCCACCTTATGATCCAGCTTGTCAGACGGCGCCAGATAGTGACGACCGGTTGGGAAGATCACCATATTCAGCAGTCCGGCAACCACGCGGTTCGGGAAGTTTTGTAGCAAATCATCCATCGCCTGTTCAGCCTGATACAGCGCATCCTGAACGCCCCAGTGCACCAGCGGCAGGTCAGCTTCATTGCGGCCTTCGTCGTCATAACGTTTCAAAACGGCGGAGGCGAGGTAAAGCTGACTTAAAATATCCCCCAGACGTGCCGAGATACGCTCACGGCGTTTCAGGCTACCACCCAGCACCGCCATCGACACATCAGAAAGTAGGGCAAGGTTGGCGCTCAGGCGGTTCAGGTGCTGATAATAACGTTTAGTTGCATCGCCGGTTGGCGTACTGCTGGTTAACCCGCGCGTCAAACCAAGCCAGAAGCTACGAACTTTGTTACTACCGACGTGACCGATATGTTTGAACAACAGTTTATCGAACGCGTTGACGTCATTGTTTTTTGCCGCTTCCATCTCTTCCAGCACATATGGATGACAACGAATCGCCCCCTGACCGAAGATCATCATGCTACGGGTCAGAATATTCGCCCCTTCAACGGTGATGGCAATCGGAGCCCCCTGGTAAGCACGCGCCAGGAAGTTGCTCTGACCGAGCATAATGCCTTTACCACCAGTAATATCCATCGCATCGATAATCGACTGCTGCCCACGGTGGGTACAGTGATACTTAACGATAGCCGACAGCACAGCCGGTTTTTCACCGAGCATAATGCCGTAGGTAATCAGCGACGCCGCAGCATCCATTACGTAAGCATTACCGGCAATACGCGCCAGCGGCTCTTCAATCCCTTCCATCTTACCGATAGAGATTTTGAACTGACGACGAATGTGAGCATACGCGCCCGTTGCCAGCGCCACCGACTTCACGCCGCCGGTTGAGTTGGAAGGCAGGGTGATGCCACGACCTACCGAGAGACACTCCACCAGCATCCGCCAGCCTTGTCCGGCCATTTTGGGGCCGCCGATAATGTAATCGATCGGTACGAAGACATCTTTGCCACGCGTCGGTCCGTTCTGGAACGGTACGTTCAGAGGGAAGTGGCGACGACCAATTTCCACGCCCGGCGTGGTGGTCGGGATCAGCGCACAGGTAATGCCTAAATCTTCGTCTCCGCCGAGCAGTTTGTCCGGGTCGGAGAGTTTAAACGCCAGCCCAAGCACGGTCGCAATTGGTGCCAGCGTAATGTAGCGTTTGTTCCAGGTCAGACGCATTCCCAGCACCTGCTGGCCCTGCCACTCACCCATGCAAACAATCCCGGTGTCCGGAATAGCGCCCGCATCGGAACCCGCTTCCGGGCTGGTTAGCGCAAAGCAAGGGATCTCCTGACCACGTGCCAGACGCGGCAGATAGTGCTTTTTCTGCTCATCAGTGCCGTAATGTTGCAGCAGCTCGCCCGGGCCTAATGAGTTCGGCACGCCGACGGTAATCGCCAGGATCCCGCTCACGCCGGAGAGTTTTTGTAGCACGCGAGACTGGGCATAAGCCGAGAACTCCAGCCCGCCGTACTCTTTTTTGATGATCATCGCGAAGAAACGATGCTCTTTCAGATATGCCCACAGCTCCGGCGGCAGATCTGCCAGTTCATGGGTAATCTGGAAATCATTCGCCATCCGGCAGGCTTCTTCTACCGGGCCGTCGAGAAACGCTTGCTCTTCTGCGGTCAGGCGCGGCTGCGGATAGTTATGCAGCTTTTTCCAGTCCGGCTTGCCCTGGAACAAGTCGCCCTCCCACCAGGTGGTGCCCGCATCAATCGCTTCTTTCTCAGTGCGCGACATCGGTGGCATCACCTTACGGAAACCGCGAAATACCGGCGCTGAAATCATCGACTTACGCATTGGCGCAAAGTTAAATGGCACGAGGATAATGGCCAGAGGCACCAGTATCCACGCCGACCACAAACCAGAGACGCCGAGGGCGGCTGTCCAGGCGAGCAAAATCAGACTGCTGATAAATAAGCTCACGCGGTGATAAAACAACGCGCCGAGCAGGACAACCGTAGCGAGAATACTCAAAATCATCATAACGAAAAGCCCCTTACTTGTAGGAGGTCTGACCACTTGTGATGATATGGTTGTAGTGGATGTGAAAACATTTAGCAATGTGTTTACAATATAATTACAACAAAGCTCACATTGTTGCTGTTTTTATCCGCACTTCAGGTCAAAAAGTCCTGGTCATTCCGCCGCACTGGTCTTCTCGCTTCTGGCGGTATCCGGTACACTGCATTTTGTCTAATTCATTTATGCTGAAGGATATCCTCATGTACCAGGATCTTATTCGTAACGAACTGAACGAAGCGGCGGAAACGCTGGCTAACTTTTTAAAAGATGACGCCAATATTCACGCCATTCAGCGCGCGGCGGTCCTGTTAGCAGACAGTTTTAAAGCCGGTGGCAAAGTGCTTTCCTGCGGCAACGGCGGCTCCCATTGCGACGCCATGCACTTTGCAGAAGAACTGACGGGGCGCTACCGTGAAAACCGTCCGGGTTATCCGGCGATTGCCATTTCTGATGTCAGCCACATCACCTGTGTGGGGAATGATTTTGGGTTTAACGACATTTTCTCCCGTTACGTTGAAGCAGTAGGTCGCGAAGGTGATGTGCTGCTGGGGATCTCCACCTCGGGTAACTCTGCAAACGTAATCAAGGCGATTGCGGCGGCGCGTGAGAAGGGCATGAAAGTGATCACCCTGACCGGTAAAGACGGCGGCAAAATGGCTGGCACGGCGGATATCGAAATTCGCGTTCCGCACTTTGGCTATGCCGATCGCATTCAGGAGATCCACATTAAAGTTATCCATATCCTGATCCAGTTAATTGAAAAAGAGATGGTTAAGTAAGAGCACTTCCCCCTCTCCCTTTCAGGGAGAGGGTCGGGGTGAGGATAACAGCACTCACTTTTTTACTTTTTAATCAATCTTCGCCGGGGCATTTCCCCTGCTGTTGTGGAGGTTACCGATGTGCGAATTGCTCGGGATGAGCGCCAACGTCCCTACCGATATCTGCTTTAGTTTCACCGGGCTTGTACAGCGCGGTGGTGGAACCGGGCCACATAAAGATGGCTGGGGCATTACCTTTTACGAAGGCAAAGGTTGTCGCACATTTAAAGATCCACAACCCAGCTTTAATTCCCCCATCGCTAAACTGGTTCAGGACTACCCGATAAAATCCTGCTCGGTAATCGCTCATATTCGCCAGGCAAATCGGGGCGAGGTGGCGCTGGAAAATACTCACCCGTTTACCCGTGAGCTATGGGGACGCAACTGGACTTATGCGCACAACGGGCAACTGACGGGCTATAAATCACTGGAAACCGGCAACTTCCGTCCGGTAGGTGAAACCGACAGCGAAAAAGCCTTCTGCTGGTTGTTGTATAAACTGACGCAGCGTTACCCGCGCACGCCGGGCAACATGGCGGCGGTGTTTAAATATATCGCCTCACTGGCGGATGAGTTGCGGCAGAAGGGCGTTTTCAACATGCTGCTTTCAGACGGGCGCTATGTAATGGCGTATTGCTCGACTAATTTACACTGGATCACCCGGCGCGCGCCGTTTGGCGTGGCGACGTTGCTGGATCAGGATGTGGAAATCGACTTCAGCTCGCAGACCACACCGAATGATGTGGTCACGGTGATTGCGACACAGCCGCTGACGGGCAATGAAACCTGGCAAAAGATTATGCCAGGCGAATGGCGCTTATTTTGCCTCGGGGAGCGTGTAGTTTGATGCCAGTTGTGGTTGCACAACTTCGTGGCTTAACGGCTTGCTGACGACGTAACGGCCATTGACCACAGAAACGGTCGGTGGCTTACGAGTCTGTTCAAAGTAGTCGTAGCCCGGCTTCAGTTGCTCCCAGAAGTCCTTAAAGTTGGAATACTTATGGCGCTTCATATTGGCGTCGGTCATGCGGAACGGGTAAATACTCACCTGCACGCTCGGCTGACCAAATACTAGCGCACCAGTAACGAACTGGAAGATCTCATCAATACCCTGATTGGTCATCGCGTAGCAGCCGATGGAAACACAATCGCCGTGAATCATCAGGTATTTCCCTTCGTAACCATGCGCGCGGTCATAGGCATTAGGGAAACCAATATTGATTGCTTTGTAGTAACGGCTGTCTGGTTTTAATTGATTACGCTGAACGCTATAAAACCCTTCCGGACTTTTGAAATCGCCCTGACGCTGTTTGGGGCCTAACCCGCCGGAATATTTACAGATTTTATAACTGTCGAGCAGTTGATATTGCTCGCCCATTTTGACGTAGAGATCGAGCGTGCGCTCTTCCTTGAAGATTTGGATGTAGACAGGAGATCCCATCAACTGCTGCTTATACTCTTTGCTCACTGGCGTGGTGGAACTACCGCTGCCCAGCAAACTGGCAAACGAAACGCACGGGATCAACAACATCGCAAGAATTAATGCGATTTTACGCATACTGCTTATTCCTTGATAAAACGGTTACACACGCCAGGGCGGCAAAATAGATCCCAAATCGGAATAGTCTGGATTTGGAAGGCTCACATTAGCACCAAAAGAGTTTTACGCAAGCCTGTCGGTGCAGGGTTTACAAATTTAGCATAAGAGGCGATTTTCAAAAGTCCGAAAAGCGTATGTATCGCGGATTAATTACTTATTTCCTAAGATTATGAAACCCCAATATTAATATGCAAATAAGCAATTAATAATCCCGTTTACTCCCTCGGTCTTTTAAAATTCTCACCTTCATTCAGCCGGTTTATGTCCTTCATGTCTTCGTTCTTTCACGGCAGATTTCTGCATCCAGGCGTGTTTTCGTTATGCGTTTTGCTTCCTGTACTCGCCAGCGCCACCACATCACACATCTCTTTCAGCTACGCCGCCCGCCAGCGGATGCAAAACCGTGCGCGTTTATTAAAACAGTACCAAACCCATCTGAAAAAACAGGCCAGCTACATTGTGGAAGGTAATGCCGAAAGCAGAAAGGCGCTGCGCCAGCATAACCGCGAACAGATAAAACAGCATCCTGAATGGTTTCCTGCGCCACTCAAGGCGAGTGACAGACGCTGGCAGGCACTGGCAGAGAACAACCATTTCTTAAGCAGCAATCATCTGCACAACATTACCGAAGTAGCGATCCACCGCCTGGAGCTGCAGCTTGGCAAGCCCTACGTCTGGGGCGGCACGCGGCCCGATAAAGGCTTCGACTGTAGCGGGTTAGTTTTTTATGCCTACAACAAGATCCTCGAGGCGAAACTTCCGCGCACGGCGAATGAGATGTATCACTACCATCGGGCGACGATTGTGGCGAACAACGACCTGCGCCGGGGGGATTTGCTGTTTTTCCATATTCATAGCCGTGAGATAGCTGACCATATGGGCGTGTATCTGGGCGATGGACAGTTTATCGAGTCGCCACGCACCGGGGAAACCATTCGGATAAGTCGCTTAGCCGAACCTTTCTGGCAGGATCATTTTTTGGGCGCGCGACGGATTTTGACGGAAGAGACGATTTTGTAAATGGGTAATATTGACGATCAGGCAAAGGGTCGGATGCCATGCGGCATCCGGCCTGTTTACATCTGGGCTGAAAACTCACGTTCTAAGACATCAACAATGAGCTGGTTTTTTGAAATGGAATGTTGCCTGGCGACGATGGTCAGCCGTGAATCGATGTGATGAGGAACGCGCAGCGTCAGGCGTTTTTGCTCTTCTTCTTCACGAAAAGGGGCAATGCCGTCCTCTTCACAATCTGCAATCCACTCATCCAGCGCGCTTTCACCTTCACGGTACAATGCTTCAATGCTTGTGGCCACAAAGTCGCAATAACCATTTACATTAAGGAATTTGCCGCGAAATGCGTTGATATCAGCTTCAAATGTCACTGCGGCTGGTTGACCTTTAATTGTGATAATGTTCGATGCTTGAGATATTAATGAACGCGTTTTCATCATCTTATCAATCCCTGACGTCATAAATTGATGTCATCGTATTGCGTTTCTTAAAAGGCATCAACTCAACGCCCCCATTATCTTCAACTCCAGCTCGTCCGGCACTTCGTTATACGACAGCACATGCAGCCCTGGCGCAAACAATCTTGCGTAGCGCGCCAGCAAAGGACGCAACTGCGGCGGCACCAGCAACACCGGGTCTTTCCCCGCCGCTTTCATCTGCTCTTTCACCTGCGGCATCGTGCTCTGGAACTGGTTGAGCATATTCGGGTCAACCGGCACGCTGTCGAGCATCACTTTCCCGCCCTGTTGCGCCTGACTCACCACATTGGTCAGCAGATTTTCCAGCTCATTATTCAGCGTATATACCGTCAGCTCCTGCTTGCGAACGAACGGATGGGTAATGCTACGCCG
It encodes:
- a CDS encoding amidohydrolase, yielding MPGLKITLLQQPLVWMDGPANLRHFDRQLEGITGRDAIVLPEMFTSGFAMEAAVSSLSQENVVDWMSAKAQQCNALIAGSVALQTDSGSVNRFLLVEPGGTVHFYDKRHLFRMADEHLHYKAGNERVIVEWRGWRILPLVCYDLRFPVWSRNFNDYDLAIYVANWPAPRSLHWQALLTARAIENQAYVAGCNRVGSDGNGCHYRGDSRVINPQGETLASAEPHQATRIDAELSMVALREYREKFPAWQDADGFRLL
- the ivy gene encoding Ivy family C-type lysozyme inhibitor is translated as MFKAITTVAALVIATSAMAQDDLTISSLAKGEATKAAFNQMVQGHKLPVWVMKGGTYTPAQTVTLGDETYQVMSACKPHDCGSQRIAVMWSEKSNQMTGLFSTIDEKTSQEKLTWLNVNDALSIDGKTVLFAALTGSLENHPDGFNFK
- the fadE gene encoding acyl-CoA dehydrogenase FadE, producing the protein MMILSILATVVLLGALFYHRVSLFISSLILLAWTAALGVSGLWSAWILVPLAIILVPFNFAPMRKSMISAPVFRGFRKVMPPMSRTEKEAIDAGTTWWEGDLFQGKPDWKKLHNYPQPRLTAEEQAFLDGPVEEACRMANDFQITHELADLPPELWAYLKEHRFFAMIIKKEYGGLEFSAYAQSRVLQKLSGVSGILAITVGVPNSLGPGELLQHYGTDEQKKHYLPRLARGQEIPCFALTSPEAGSDAGAIPDTGIVCMGEWQGQQVLGMRLTWNKRYITLAPIATVLGLAFKLSDPDKLLGGDEDLGITCALIPTTTPGVEIGRRHFPLNVPFQNGPTRGKDVFVPIDYIIGGPKMAGQGWRMLVECLSVGRGITLPSNSTGGVKSVALATGAYAHIRRQFKISIGKMEGIEEPLARIAGNAYVMDAAASLITYGIMLGEKPAVLSAIVKYHCTHRGQQSIIDAMDITGGKGIMLGQSNFLARAYQGAPIAITVEGANILTRSMMIFGQGAIRCHPYVLEEMEAAKNNDVNAFDKLLFKHIGHVGSNKVRSFWLGLTRGLTSSTPTGDATKRYYQHLNRLSANLALLSDVSMAVLGGSLKRRERISARLGDILSQLYLASAVLKRYDDEGRNEADLPLVHWGVQDALYQAEQAMDDLLQNFPNRVVAGLLNMVIFPTGRHYLAPSDKLDHKVAKILQVPNATRSRIGRGQYLTPSEHNPVGLLEEALVDVIAADPIHQRICKELGKNLPFTRLDELAHNALAKGLIDKDEAAILVKAEESRLRSINVDDFEPEELATKPVKLPEKVRKVEAA
- the lpcA gene encoding D-sedoheptulose 7-phosphate isomerase, with protein sequence MYQDLIRNELNEAAETLANFLKDDANIHAIQRAAVLLADSFKAGGKVLSCGNGGSHCDAMHFAEELTGRYRENRPGYPAIAISDVSHITCVGNDFGFNDIFSRYVEAVGREGDVLLGISTSGNSANVIKAIAAAREKGMKVITLTGKDGGKMAGTADIEIRVPHFGYADRIQEIHIKVIHILIQLIEKEMVK
- a CDS encoding class II glutamine amidotransferase, encoding MCELLGMSANVPTDICFSFTGLVQRGGGTGPHKDGWGITFYEGKGCRTFKDPQPSFNSPIAKLVQDYPIKSCSVIAHIRQANRGEVALENTHPFTRELWGRNWTYAHNGQLTGYKSLETGNFRPVGETDSEKAFCWLLYKLTQRYPRTPGNMAAVFKYIASLADELRQKGVFNMLLSDGRYVMAYCSTNLHWITRRAPFGVATLLDQDVEIDFSSQTTPNDVVTVIATQPLTGNETWQKIMPGEWRLFCLGERVV
- the dpaA gene encoding peptidoglycan meso-diaminopimelic acid protein amidase, which gives rise to MRKIALILAMLLIPCVSFASLLGSGSSTTPVSKEYKQQLMGSPVYIQIFKEERTLDLYVKMGEQYQLLDSYKICKYSGGLGPKQRQGDFKSPEGFYSVQRNQLKPDSRYYKAINIGFPNAYDRAHGYEGKYLMIHGDCVSIGCYAMTNQGIDEIFQFVTGALVFGQPSVQVSIYPFRMTDANMKRHKYSNFKDFWEQLKPGYDYFEQTRKPPTVSVVNGRYVVSKPLSHEVVQPQLASNYTLPEAK
- a CDS encoding C40 family peptidase produces the protein MSSFFHGRFLHPGVFSLCVLLPVLASATTSHISFSYAARQRMQNRARLLKQYQTHLKKQASYIVEGNAESRKALRQHNREQIKQHPEWFPAPLKASDRRWQALAENNHFLSSNHLHNITEVAIHRLELQLGKPYVWGGTRPDKGFDCSGLVFYAYNKILEAKLPRTANEMYHYHRATIVANNDLRRGDLLFFHIHSREIADHMGVYLGDGQFIESPRTGETIRISRLAEPFWQDHFLGARRILTEETIL
- a CDS encoding type II toxin-antitoxin system HicB family antitoxin, translated to MSQASNIITIKGQPAAVTFEADINAFRGKFLNVNGYCDFVATSIEALYREGESALDEWIADCEEDGIAPFREEEEQKRLTLRVPHHIDSRLTIVARQHSISKNQLIVDVLEREFSAQM